A DNA window from Calliphora vicina chromosome 1, idCalVici1.1, whole genome shotgun sequence contains the following coding sequences:
- the Alg1 gene encoding chitobiosyldiphosphodolichol beta-mannosyltransferase yields MGELQTLRRNACIIVLGDIGRSPRMQYHAVSLLEENYNVDFIGYVETKPLEELSAAESKCKIHELTPVLVTNLTPIPKLIFKTFWQTLSLMIALVSIRRPNFLLVQNPPGIPTLVVCYLYCALTRTRFIIDWHNYTYTILGLGMPDGEKSRICRIAKWIEKWFGSKADANFCVTKAMKEDLTDNWNIRNITVLYDRPHSKFHPVDLSAKHDLFMKLSKENPIFLPKCYDDLKESGVLESTALTQKFSNGTVFYKPQRMGILVSSTSWTPDEDFSILLNALDVYEKEASNHPEKYPYVLCIITGKGPQKEKYQKQIQKLNYTKVGIITPWLETDDYPVILAAADLGVCLHWSSSGLDLPMKVVDMFGCGLPVCAYNFKCLSELVRPGQNGFIFESQQELARQLIFWFENFPNNPSLMESKELFQKNFETFQCLRWRENWLNHALPIFK; encoded by the exons ATGGGCGAACTACAGACATTAAGACGTAATGCTTGCATTATTGTATTAGGAGATATTGGGCGAAGTCCTCGCATGCAATATCATGCTGTTAGCTTGCTGGAGGAAAATTATAATGTTGATTTTATTGGGTATGTTGAAACAAAACCATTGGAGGAATTATCAGCAGCAGAATCAAAATGCAAGATCCATGAACTGACACCAGTACTAGTGACAAATTTAACACCTAtaccaaaattaatatttaaaacattttggcAAACTTTAAGTCTAATGATTGCGTTAGTGTCTATAAGAAGGCCGAATTTTCTACTTGTGCAAAATCCTCCAGGAATACCAACCTTAGTAGTGTGTTATTTGTACTGCGCGTTAACACGTACACGATTTATCATTGATTGGCATAATTACACGTATACAATATTGGGGCTAGGCATGCCAGATGGGGAAAAAAGTAGGATTTGTCGAATAGCAAAATGGATTGAAAAATGGTTTGGAAGTAAAGCCGATGCAAATTTCTGTGTCACAAAAGCTATGAAAGAAGATTTAACCGATAACTGGAATATAAG aaatattacgGTACTGTATGATAGACCTCATTCCAAATTTCATCCAGTAGATCTGTCGGCAAAACAtgatttatttatgaaactctCTAAGGAAAATCCTATATTTCTGCCTAAGTGTTATGATGATCTAAAGGAGTCTGGCGTATTAGAATCAACCgcattaacacaaaaatttagcAATGGTACAGTGTTCTACAAACCACAGAGAATGGGCATATTAGTGTCCTCGACTAGTTGGACTCCAGACGAAGATTTTAGTATATTACTTAATGCTTTAGATg TTTATGAAAAAGAAGCTTCAAATCATCCAGAGAAGTATCCGTATGTACTATGTATTATTACTGGAAAAGGACCACAAAAGGAGAAATATcagaaacaaatacaaaaactgaattaCACTAAAGTTGGTATAATTACACCTTGGCTTGAAACTGACGATTATCCTGTAATATTGGCTGCTGCAGATTTAGGTGTGTGCTTACATTGGAGTTCAAGTGGATTGGATTTGCCAATGAAAGTTGTTGACATGTTTGGCTGTGGTCTGCCAGTGTGtgcatacaattttaaatgtcTCAGTGAGTTGGTACGTCCAGGGCAAAATGGTTTTATCTTTGAAAGTCAACAGGAACTTGCTCGACAATTAATATTTTggtttgaaaattttccaaataaccCAAGTTTGATGGAATCaaaagaattatttcaaaaaaatttcgaaacatTCCAGTGCTTAAGATGGCGCGAAAACTGGCTAAACCACGCATTGcccatatttaaataa